One stretch of Prionailurus viverrinus isolate Anna chromosome C1, UM_Priviv_1.0, whole genome shotgun sequence DNA includes these proteins:
- the KLF17 gene encoding Krueppel-like factor 17, whose amino-acid sequence MCSQSQAEMEQEAERLSQWQEAQHQLVQDTEKSMSILDTSPSPGSSGVDASWNDGPSGTQHFPQCTQLERIPLALTEAPRQNASDMGQQFSMLLPEHGVSYCSQVIHTPSQMIYCEGMSPSQPGMMIFKRSQMMALGEPSIPGMAMNFCRNLRMPSSSLPVSAPNGISMMSHINAPTISYSGPPTVPSNRDSLTPKMVLAPTMSSTEAQAMLPSLAQMSPPRDPHDFRMRPAGSPSLQALKSQYSLMSQPASPEDSFLSKQPIQAPQRAERNSRAQERAPRRSPVSRPYSCQYENCGKAYTKRSHLVSHQRKHTGERPYKCMWEGCTWSFFRSDELGRHMRIHTRYRPYRCDQCSRQFMRSDHLRQHQRTHLRVPGSPDPQTNNGKMAGPPAPVL is encoded by the exons ATGTGCAGCCAATCCCAGGCTGAAATGGAGCAGGAGGCCGAGAGGCTGAGCCAGTGGCAGGAGGCTCAGCACCAGCTCGTGCAG gATACTGAGAAGTCCATGTCCATCTTGGACACGTCTCCATCTCCTGGAAGCAGTGGAGTGGACGCCTCTTGGAATGACGGCCCATCAGGCACTCAACACTTCCCTCAGTGCACACAGCTGGAGAGGATCCCCTTGGccttgactgaggcacccaggcagaATGCAAGTGATATGGGACAACAGTTCAGTATGTTGTTGCCAGAGCATGGCGTGAGCTACTGCTCCCAAGTGATTCACACTCCTTCCCAGATGATTTACTGTGAGGGGATGTCTCCCTCCCAGCCAGGAATGATGATTTTCAAGAGGTCCCAGATGATGGCCTTAGGAGAACCCAGTATTCCAGGGATGGCCATGAACTTTTGTAGGAATCTAAGGATGCCCTCCAGTAGTCTGCCAGTCTCAGCTCCCAATGGAATCTCAATGATGTCCCACATCAATGCACCCACAATTTCTTATTCTGGCCCACCAACGGTACCTTCTAATAGAGACTCTTTAACACCTAAAATGGTATTGGCCCCAACCATGTCTTCTACTGAGGCTCAGGCAATGCTCCCTTCTTTGGCTCAGATGTCACCCCCTAGAGATCCCCATGATTTTAGGATGCGCCCAGCTGGGTCCCCATCATTGCAGGCTTTAAAATCCCAGTACTCTCTCATGAGCCAGCCAGCCTCCCCAGAAGACTCCTTCCTATCCAAGCAGCCCATACAAGCTCCACAGCGAGCGGAGCGGAACTCCAGGGCCCAGGAAAGGGCTCCCAGGAGATCCCCAGTTTCAAGGCCTTACTCCTGCCAATATGAGAACTGTGGAAAAGCTTATACTAAGCGCTCCCACCTCGTGAGTCACCAACGCAAACACACAG gtgaGAGGCCTTATAAATGCATGTGGGAAGGCTGTACATGGTCTTTCTTCCGTTCTGATGAGCTTGGACGACATATGAGGATACACACCAGATATCGACCATATAGATGTGATCAGTGCAGCCGACAGTTCATGAGATCTGACCATCTCAGGCAACACCAAAGGACTCATCTGCGGGTGCCAGGATCCCCAGACCCACAGACGAACAATGGGAAAATGGCTGGTCCTCCTGCTCCTGTTCTTTAG